A section of the Burkholderia mallei ATCC 23344 genome encodes:
- the pheS gene encoding phenylalanine--tRNA ligase subunit alpha: MDLDQIVADAQQSFEGAADITTLENEKARFLGKSGALTELLKGLGKLDPETRKTEGARINVAKQQVEAALNARRQALADALLNQRLAAEAIDVTLPGRGAGAGSLHPVMRTWERVEQIFRSIGFDVADGPEIETDWYNFTALNSPENHPARSMQDTFYVDGKDADGRPLLLRTHTSPMQVRYARMNRPPIKVIAPGRTYRVDSDATHSPMFNQVEGLWIDENVSFADLKGAYTDFLKKFFERDDILVRFRPSYFPFTEPSAEIDMMFEHGKNAGKWLEISGSGQVHPTVIRNMGLDPERYIGFAFGSGLERLTMLRYGVQDLRLFFENDLRFLRQFA; encoded by the coding sequence ATGGATCTGGACCAGATTGTCGCCGACGCGCAGCAGTCGTTCGAAGGGGCTGCGGATATCACCACGCTCGAGAACGAGAAGGCGCGGTTTCTCGGTAAGTCGGGCGCGCTGACCGAGCTGCTGAAGGGCCTCGGCAAGCTCGATCCCGAGACGCGCAAGACGGAAGGCGCGCGCATCAATGTCGCGAAGCAGCAGGTCGAAGCCGCGCTCAACGCGCGCCGCCAGGCGCTTGCCGACGCGCTCCTGAACCAGCGTCTCGCCGCCGAGGCGATCGACGTCACGCTGCCCGGCCGAGGTGCCGGGGCGGGAAGCCTCCATCCGGTGATGCGCACGTGGGAGCGTGTCGAACAGATTTTTCGCTCGATCGGTTTCGACGTGGCCGACGGCCCCGAGATCGAAACCGACTGGTACAACTTCACCGCATTGAACAGCCCGGAGAATCATCCGGCGCGCTCGATGCAGGATACGTTCTACGTCGACGGCAAGGACGCGGACGGCCGCCCGCTGCTGCTGCGCACGCACACGAGCCCGATGCAGGTCCGCTATGCGCGAATGAACCGGCCGCCCATCAAGGTGATCGCGCCGGGCCGCACGTACCGCGTCGACAGCGATGCGACGCACTCGCCGATGTTCAACCAGGTCGAAGGCTTGTGGATCGACGAGAACGTCAGCTTCGCGGACCTGAAGGGCGCTTATACGGATTTCCTGAAGAAATTCTTCGAGCGCGACGACATTCTCGTGCGCTTCCGTCCGTCGTATTTCCCGTTCACCGAGCCGTCGGCCGAGATCGACATGATGTTCGAGCACGGCAAGAACGCCGGCAAGTGGCTCGAGATTTCCGGTTCCGGCCAGGTGCATCCGACCGTGATCCGCAACATGGGGCTCGATCCCGAGCGCTATATCGGTTTCGCGTTCGGCAGCGGCCTCGAGCGGCTGACGATGCTGCGCTACGGCGTGCAGGATCTGCGCCTGTTCTTCGAGAACGATCTGCGCTTCCTGCGGCAGTTCGCGTAA
- the rplT gene encoding 50S ribosomal protein L20, with protein sequence MPRVKRGVTARARHKKIINLAKGYRGRRNNVYRIAKQAVMRAGQYAYRDRRNKKRVFRALWITRINAAVRQHDMTYSVFINGLKKASIELDRKVLADMAVFDKAAFAAIVKQVKAAVAA encoded by the coding sequence ATGCCTCGAGTCAAACGTGGGGTAACCGCACGGGCCCGTCACAAGAAGATCATCAACCTGGCCAAGGGTTATCGCGGCCGTCGCAATAACGTCTACCGCATCGCCAAGCAGGCGGTGATGCGCGCTGGTCAGTACGCGTACCGCGACCGCCGCAACAAGAAGCGTGTGTTCCGCGCATTGTGGATCACGCGTATCAATGCGGCCGTGCGTCAGCACGACATGACCTACAGCGTGTTCATCAACGGCCTGAAGAAGGCGTCGATCGAACTCGACCGCAAGGTGCTGGCCGACATGGCGGTGTTCGACAAGGCAGCCTTTGCCGCGATCGTGAAGCAGGTGAAGGCCGCCGTTGCAGCCTAA
- the rpmI gene encoding 50S ribosomal protein L35, with protein sequence MPKMKTKKSAAKRFVVRPGGTVKRGQAFKRHILTKKTTKNKRHLRGATAVHDSDLNSVRAMLPFA encoded by the coding sequence ATGCCTAAGATGAAGACCAAGAAGAGCGCTGCAAAGCGCTTCGTGGTGCGTCCGGGCGGTACCGTCAAGCGCGGTCAAGCCTTCAAGCGCCACATCCTGACCAAGAAAACCACGAAGAACAAGCGTCACCTGCGCGGCGCCACGGCAGTTCACGATTCCGATCTGAACTCCGTCCGCGCGATGCTCCCGTTCGCGTAA
- the infC gene encoding translation initiation factor IF-3 has product MATDKSSHRINGEITAPEVRLVGVDGEPIGIVKLAEAFRKSEELDVDLVEIAPQAAPPVCRLMDYGKFKYQEAKKQHEAKLKQKVIQVKEVKFRPGTDDGDYNVKLRNLVRFLEEGDKTKITLRFRGREMAHQEIGMRMLERLRGDLDEVGQVEQMPKMEGRQMIMVLSPKKKK; this is encoded by the coding sequence ATCGCTACTGATAAGTCGTCGCATCGCATCAACGGTGAAATCACTGCGCCGGAAGTGCGTCTGGTCGGGGTCGATGGTGAGCCCATCGGCATCGTGAAACTCGCCGAGGCTTTCCGTAAATCGGAAGAGCTGGATGTTGACCTGGTGGAGATTGCGCCGCAGGCGGCTCCGCCGGTTTGCCGTCTGATGGATTACGGCAAGTTCAAGTACCAGGAAGCCAAGAAGCAGCACGAGGCGAAGCTCAAGCAAAAGGTCATCCAGGTCAAGGAAGTGAAATTCCGCCCGGGAACCGATGACGGCGATTACAACGTCAAGCTTCGCAATCTGGTGCGCTTCCTCGAGGAAGGCGACAAGACGAAGATCACGTTGCGTTTCCGCGGCCGTGAAATGGCTCACCAGGAAATCGGCATGCGCATGCTCGAGCGCCTGCGCGGCGATCTCGACGAGGTCGGCCAGGTCGAGCAGATGCCGAAGATGGAAGGGCGCCAGATGATCATGGTGCTCTCGCCGAAGAAAAAGAAGTAA
- the thrS gene encoding threonine--tRNA ligase: MVSIRLPDGSVRQYEHPVTVAEVAASIGPGLAKAALGGKLDGELVDTSALIDRDASLAIVTDKDADGLDIIRHSTAHLLAYAVKELHPDAQVTIGPVIDNGFYYDFSYHRPFTPEDLEAIEKRMQELAKRDEPVTRRVVSRDEAVSYFRSIGEKYKAEIIESIPASDEIKLYSHGSFTDLCRGPHVPSTGKLKVFKLMKVAGAYWRGDSKNEQLQRIYGTAWTRKEDQDAYLHMLEEAEKRDHRKLGKQLDLFHIQEEAPGMVFWHPKGWTLWQQVEQYMRRRLDAAGYLEIKTPMIMDRSLWEASGHWQNYRENMFTTESEKRDYAIKPMNCPGHVQVFKHGLRSYRDLPLRYAEFGSCHRNEASGALHGLMRVRGFVQDDAHIFCTEDQINSEAIAFNKLAMSVYEDFGFDRIDIKLSLRPEQRMGSDETWDHAEEGLRNALKACGLEWEELPGEGAFYGPKIEYHIKDALGRSWQCGTLQLDMMLPERLGAEYVAEDNSRRRPVMLHRAIVGSMERFLGILIEHHAGAMPVWLAPAHAVVLNIAESQAEYARTVAQSLQKQGLRVSADLRNEKISYKIREHTLEKVPYLLVVGDKEREAQTVAVRARGGVDLGVMPVEAFVERLREDIQAFK, translated from the coding sequence ATGGTTTCGATACGATTGCCCGACGGCTCGGTTCGCCAATACGAGCATCCGGTGACGGTCGCCGAAGTGGCGGCGTCGATCGGCCCCGGTCTGGCGAAGGCCGCGCTCGGCGGCAAGCTCGACGGCGAACTCGTCGATACGTCCGCGCTGATCGATCGCGACGCGTCGCTCGCGATCGTCACCGACAAGGATGCCGACGGGCTCGACATCATTCGCCATTCGACCGCCCACTTGCTCGCCTACGCGGTGAAGGAGTTGCATCCGGACGCGCAGGTGACGATCGGCCCCGTGATCGACAACGGCTTCTACTACGATTTCTCGTATCACCGCCCGTTTACGCCCGAGGATCTGGAGGCGATCGAAAAGCGCATGCAGGAACTCGCGAAGCGGGACGAGCCCGTCACGCGCCGCGTCGTGTCGCGCGACGAGGCCGTGTCGTACTTCCGCAGCATCGGCGAGAAATACAAGGCGGAGATCATCGAATCGATTCCCGCGAGCGACGAGATCAAGCTGTATTCGCACGGCAGCTTCACCGATCTGTGCCGCGGCCCGCACGTGCCGTCGACGGGCAAGCTGAAGGTTTTCAAGCTGATGAAGGTCGCGGGCGCGTACTGGCGCGGCGATTCGAAGAACGAGCAACTGCAGCGGATCTACGGCACAGCCTGGACGAGGAAGGAAGACCAGGACGCGTACCTGCACATGCTCGAAGAGGCGGAAAAGCGCGATCACCGCAAGCTCGGCAAGCAACTCGACCTGTTCCACATCCAGGAAGAGGCGCCCGGCATGGTGTTCTGGCATCCGAAGGGCTGGACGCTGTGGCAGCAGGTCGAGCAGTACATGCGCCGTCGCCTCGACGCGGCCGGCTATCTCGAGATCAAGACGCCGATGATCATGGATCGTTCGCTGTGGGAGGCGTCCGGCCACTGGCAGAACTATCGCGAGAACATGTTCACGACGGAATCGGAGAAGCGCGACTACGCGATCAAGCCGATGAATTGTCCTGGCCACGTGCAGGTGTTCAAGCACGGGCTGCGCTCGTATCGCGATCTGCCGCTGCGGTACGCCGAGTTCGGTTCGTGCCACCGTAACGAGGCGTCGGGCGCGCTGCACGGGCTGATGCGCGTGCGCGGCTTCGTGCAGGACGATGCGCATATTTTCTGTACCGAGGACCAGATCAATTCCGAGGCGATCGCGTTCAACAAGCTCGCGATGAGCGTCTACGAGGATTTCGGCTTCGATCGGATCGACATCAAGCTGTCGCTGCGTCCCGAGCAGCGGATGGGTTCGGACGAGACGTGGGACCACGCGGAAGAGGGCCTGCGCAACGCGCTGAAGGCATGCGGCCTCGAGTGGGAGGAACTGCCGGGCGAGGGCGCGTTCTACGGCCCGAAGATCGAGTACCACATCAAGGACGCGCTCGGCCGCTCGTGGCAATGCGGCACGCTGCAACTCGACATGATGCTGCCCGAGCGGCTCGGCGCCGAGTACGTGGCCGAGGACAACAGTCGCCGCCGGCCGGTGATGCTTCACCGGGCGATTGTCGGCTCGATGGAGCGTTTCCTCGGGATTCTGATCGAGCACCATGCTGGTGCAATGCCGGTCTGGCTCGCGCCTGCCCACGCTGTTGTGCTGAATATTGCCGAAAGTCAGGCGGAATATGCTCGGACTGTTGCTCAATCGTTGCAAAAACAAGGGCTTAGAGTGTCGGCCGATTTGCGCAACGAGAAAATTAGCTATAAAATACGCGAGCACACGCTCGAAAAAGTTCCCTACCTGCTCGTCGTAGGCGACAAGGAGCGTGAAGCACAAACGGTAGCCGTGCGTGCCCGTGGCGGCGTCGATCTGGGTGTCATGCCCGTCGAAGCCTTCGTTGAGCGTCTGCGTGAGGACATCCAGGCGTTCAAGTAA
- a CDS encoding RelA/SpoT family protein, with protein MTADSASTAAAPSLDDVLAFVREHAGDARLSSGERLADHAAGTSTIMQRLNVDPPATQAAALFALAPYLSDPDKQIAEHFGDEVAHLVADVRKLLRLGTVSLRAVQSAPVDAGRDAQAERRAQIEALRKMLLAFAQDIRVVLIRLASRLQSLRYYAAAKIEPPPDVARETLEIYAPLANRLGIWQLKWELEDLAFRFEDPVTYKRIAKLLDEKRVEREAYVAGAIERLQHELAAAHIQAEVSGRPKHIYSIWRKMRGKELDFSELYDVRAFRVIVPDIKDCYTVLGIVHHLWQPVPKEFDDYISRPKPNGYKSLHTVVIGDDGRAFEVQIRTQEMHRFAEYGIAAHWRYKEAGARGYGGQFSASEKYDEKIAWLRQLLAWKDEIADGGGAEVSGQQAWAQLREATLDDDHIYVLTPQARVIALPQGATPVDFAYHLHSELGHRCRGARVDGAMVPLNTQLANGQTVEIVAVKEGGPSRDWLNPQLGYLHSSRARQKVRAWFNAVDQQENVAHGRALVEKTLQREGKTSVNLEHLAAKLGFKSPDELFSVVGKEEFSLRNVEQALSDAPAPEPEPEAPANFEKRASGANVAHGASAGVLVVGVDALLTQLARCCRPAPPDPISGFVTRGKGMSIHRSDCATFRRMAERAPERVLQTTWSADVLGGRGASVYPVDLMIEATDRQGLLRDISEVFAREKMNVIGVKTQSRRNAAFMQFTVEVSSASQVQRACTLLGEIQGVVRAARKA; from the coding sequence ATGACAGCCGATTCCGCTTCCACCGCTGCGGCGCCGTCGCTCGACGACGTGCTCGCGTTCGTGCGCGAGCACGCGGGCGACGCGCGCTTGTCGTCGGGAGAGCGGCTCGCCGATCATGCGGCGGGCACGTCGACGATCATGCAGCGGCTGAACGTCGATCCGCCCGCGACGCAGGCGGCCGCGCTGTTCGCGCTCGCGCCGTATCTGAGCGATCCTGACAAGCAGATCGCCGAGCACTTCGGCGACGAGGTCGCGCACCTCGTCGCCGACGTGCGCAAGCTGCTGCGCCTCGGTACCGTGAGCCTGCGCGCTGTGCAGAGCGCGCCTGTCGATGCGGGCCGCGACGCACAGGCGGAGCGCCGCGCGCAGATCGAAGCGCTGCGCAAGATGCTGCTCGCGTTCGCGCAGGACATCCGCGTCGTGCTGATCCGGCTCGCGTCGCGGCTGCAATCGTTGCGCTACTATGCGGCCGCGAAAATCGAGCCGCCGCCCGACGTCGCGCGCGAGACGCTCGAAATCTACGCGCCGCTCGCGAACCGGCTCGGCATCTGGCAACTGAAGTGGGAGCTCGAGGATCTCGCGTTCCGCTTCGAGGATCCCGTCACCTACAAGCGCATCGCGAAGCTGCTCGACGAGAAGCGCGTCGAGCGCGAGGCGTACGTCGCCGGCGCGATCGAGCGGTTGCAGCACGAACTGGCGGCCGCGCACATCCAGGCCGAAGTGAGCGGCCGGCCGAAGCACATCTACAGCATCTGGCGCAAGATGCGCGGCAAGGAGCTCGACTTCTCCGAGCTCTACGACGTGCGCGCGTTTCGCGTCATCGTGCCGGACATCAAGGATTGCTACACGGTGCTCGGCATCGTCCACCACCTGTGGCAGCCGGTGCCGAAGGAATTCGACGATTACATCTCGCGGCCGAAGCCGAACGGCTACAAATCGCTGCATACGGTCGTGATCGGCGACGACGGTCGCGCGTTCGAAGTGCAGATCCGCACGCAGGAGATGCACCGCTTCGCCGAGTACGGCATCGCCGCGCACTGGCGGTACAAGGAGGCGGGCGCGCGCGGCTACGGCGGCCAGTTCTCCGCGAGCGAGAAATACGACGAGAAGATCGCGTGGCTGCGCCAACTGCTCGCGTGGAAGGACGAGATCGCGGACGGCGGCGGCGCGGAGGTGAGCGGTCAGCAGGCATGGGCGCAACTGCGCGAGGCGACGCTCGACGACGACCACATTTACGTGCTGACGCCGCAGGCGCGCGTGATCGCGCTGCCGCAGGGCGCGACGCCCGTCGATTTCGCTTACCACCTGCACAGCGAACTGGGGCACCGTTGCCGCGGCGCGCGTGTCGACGGCGCGATGGTGCCGCTCAACACGCAGCTTGCGAACGGCCAGACGGTCGAGATCGTCGCGGTGAAGGAGGGCGGCCCGTCGCGCGACTGGCTCAACCCGCAGCTCGGCTATCTGCACAGCTCACGGGCGCGCCAGAAGGTGCGCGCATGGTTCAACGCGGTCGATCAGCAGGAGAACGTCGCGCACGGCCGCGCGCTCGTCGAAAAGACGTTGCAGCGCGAAGGCAAGACGTCGGTGAATCTCGAGCATCTCGCGGCGAAGCTCGGCTTCAAGTCGCCGGACGAACTGTTTTCGGTCGTCGGCAAGGAAGAGTTCAGCCTGCGCAACGTCGAGCAGGCGCTGTCCGATGCGCCGGCGCCCGAACCCGAGCCGGAGGCGCCCGCGAACTTCGAGAAGCGCGCGAGCGGCGCGAACGTCGCGCACGGCGCGTCGGCGGGGGTGCTCGTCGTCGGCGTCGACGCGCTTCTCACCCAGCTCGCCCGCTGCTGCCGGCCGGCGCCGCCCGATCCGATCAGCGGCTTCGTCACGCGCGGCAAGGGGATGTCGATCCATCGCAGCGATTGCGCGACCTTCCGCCGGATGGCCGAGCGCGCGCCCGAGCGCGTGCTGCAGACCACCTGGTCCGCCGACGTGCTGGGCGGGCGGGGCGCGTCCGTCTACCCGGTCGACCTGATGATCGAGGCGACCGACCGGCAAGGGCTGTTGCGCGACATCTCCGAAGTGTTCGCGCGCGAGAAGATGAACGTGATCGGCGTGAAGACGCAAAGTCGCCGCAACGCGGCCTTCATGCAATTCACGGTCGAGGTGTCGAGTGCGTCGCAGGTGCAGCGCGCGTGCACGCTGCTTGGCGAGATTCAGGGCGTCGTTCGGGCGGCCCGCAAGGCGTGA
- a CDS encoding RidA family protein, with the protein MAVTRHHVGPRLSEIAIHNGTVYLAGQIAEDTAQDIKGQTREVLAHVDRLLAEANSDKAHLLSVQIFISDMANFPGMNEVWDAWVAHGATPPRATVEAKLANPACLVEVVVVAAQRG; encoded by the coding sequence ATGGCAGTTACTCGTCATCACGTCGGTCCCCGTCTTTCCGAAATCGCGATTCACAACGGCACCGTCTATCTCGCGGGCCAGATCGCCGAGGACACGGCGCAGGACATCAAGGGCCAGACGCGCGAAGTGCTCGCCCACGTCGATCGCCTGCTCGCCGAGGCGAACAGCGACAAGGCGCACCTGCTGTCGGTGCAGATCTTCATCTCCGACATGGCGAACTTCCCGGGCATGAACGAAGTGTGGGACGCATGGGTGGCCCACGGCGCAACGCCGCCGCGCGCGACCGTCGAGGCGAAGCTCGCGAACCCCGCTTGCCTCGTCGAGGTGGTGGTGGTCGCCGCGCAACGCGGCTGA
- a CDS encoding alpha/beta fold hydrolase has protein sequence MSSNPATSVSPRERRVQCANPLGLHHIAYTEWGDPANPRVLVCVHGLTRSGRDFDRLAAALSDVYRVVCPDVAGRGRSDWLADPKRYAVPQYVSDIVTLIARLDVERVDWFGTSMGGLIGLALGGLPGTPIGRMLVNDIGPHIEPAALERIGEYVGLDKRFATEQEGVDYLTSLSLSFGPLTPDEWRALNRPLLVRDADGSWRARYDPRIAEPFKTATPEANAQGEAWLWHALGAFAGPLLVVRGAQSDLLSRETLEAMKARGQAVTSVEIAEAGHAPAFVSAEQIAIARQFFVGDAPHAS, from the coding sequence ATGTCATCGAATCCCGCCACTTCCGTCTCCCCGCGCGAGCGTCGCGTGCAATGCGCGAATCCGCTGGGGCTGCACCACATCGCCTATACCGAATGGGGCGATCCCGCGAACCCGCGCGTGCTCGTGTGCGTGCACGGCTTGACGCGTTCGGGGCGCGATTTCGATCGTCTCGCGGCGGCGCTGTCCGATGTCTATCGCGTCGTCTGCCCGGATGTGGCCGGCCGCGGCCGCTCCGACTGGCTCGCGGATCCGAAGCGCTATGCCGTGCCGCAGTACGTGTCCGACATCGTCACGCTGATCGCGCGCCTCGATGTCGAACGCGTCGACTGGTTCGGCACGTCGATGGGCGGCCTGATCGGTCTCGCGCTCGGCGGGCTGCCGGGCACGCCGATCGGCAGGATGCTCGTCAACGACATCGGGCCGCACATCGAGCCCGCCGCGCTCGAGCGCATCGGCGAATACGTCGGGCTCGACAAGCGCTTTGCGACCGAGCAGGAGGGCGTTGATTATCTGACGTCGCTGTCGCTGTCGTTCGGCCCGCTCACGCCGGACGAGTGGCGCGCGCTGAATCGGCCGTTGCTCGTGCGGGACGCGGACGGCTCGTGGCGCGCACGCTACGATCCGCGGATCGCCGAGCCTTTCAAGACGGCCACGCCGGAGGCGAATGCGCAGGGCGAGGCATGGCTCTGGCATGCGCTCGGGGCATTCGCGGGGCCGCTGCTCGTCGTGCGCGGCGCGCAGTCGGACCTGCTGTCGCGCGAGACGCTCGAGGCGATGAAGGCGCGCGGACAAGCGGTGACGAGCGTCGAGATCGCCGAGGCCGGCCATGCGCCCGCGTTCGTGAGCGCCGAGCAGATCGCGATCGCGCGCCAATTTTTCGTCGGAGACGCGCCGCACGCGTCATAA
- a CDS encoding LysR family transcriptional regulator — protein sequence MLIDDLPALATFARIVAAGSLSAAARELDLSLSVVSKRLAQLETRLGVRLLQRTTRQQTLTDEGALFHAQVVRILAEIEQAESLMRERRGTVSGALRITAPGELGRRRIAPIVAAFQRQHPQVTVQMQLTDAVVDLIAHDVDVAVRIGMLADSSLIARELAPNYRVLCASPAYLAEHGMPAQPADLCAHRCIVLGEQPRVEWRFDGPHPAAVEVSAAFLTNDGGAARTLALEGAGIALKSIWDVGPDLAAGRLRRVLPECASSAAPLHAVYPSGRHLALRVRTFVDYLGVELRRAWRWDER from the coding sequence ATGCTGATCGACGATCTGCCGGCGCTCGCGACATTCGCGCGGATCGTCGCGGCGGGCAGTCTGTCAGCCGCGGCGCGTGAGCTCGATCTGTCGCTGTCGGTGGTCAGCAAGCGGCTCGCGCAGCTCGAAACGCGGCTGGGCGTGCGGCTGTTGCAGCGGACGACGCGTCAGCAGACACTGACCGACGAGGGCGCGCTGTTCCACGCGCAAGTCGTGAGGATCCTCGCGGAGATCGAGCAGGCCGAATCGCTGATGCGCGAGCGCCGCGGCACCGTGAGCGGCGCGCTGCGGATCACGGCGCCCGGCGAGCTCGGGCGGCGGCGGATCGCGCCCATCGTCGCCGCGTTCCAGCGGCAGCATCCGCAGGTGACGGTGCAGATGCAGCTCACCGATGCCGTCGTCGACCTGATCGCGCACGACGTCGACGTTGCGGTGCGGATCGGCATGCTCGCGGATTCGTCGCTGATCGCGCGCGAGCTCGCGCCGAACTACCGCGTGCTGTGTGCGTCGCCTGCGTATCTCGCCGAGCACGGCATGCCCGCGCAGCCCGCCGATCTGTGCGCGCACCGGTGCATCGTGCTGGGCGAGCAGCCGCGCGTCGAATGGCGCTTCGACGGACCGCATCCCGCGGCGGTCGAGGTGTCGGCCGCGTTCCTGACGAACGACGGCGGCGCGGCCCGCACGCTCGCGCTGGAAGGCGCGGGCATCGCGCTGAAATCGATCTGGGACGTGGGGCCGGACCTCGCCGCGGGGCGGCTGCGGCGCGTGCTGCCCGAATGCGCGTCGAGCGCCGCGCCGTTGCACGCGGTCTATCCGAGCGGCCGGCATCTCGCGCTGCGCGTGCGGACGTTCGTCGACTATCTCGGCGTCGAGCTGCGCCGCGCGTGGCGCTGGGACGAGCGATGA
- a CDS encoding ester cyclase: MPALFRRRPLAAIRAAAALSLAATLAPAHADTTGLIEPAHLSVDGSLPAVQRDAQILAARRYDTFWHNGDPALARAALADDFADRTPPPGRAPGLAGPLAASRTMRAAIPDLSCEIEQMIVAGERVVVHLRFRGHFTGRFGPVQGKGQAIDFIATDIYRIERGRIAENWHIEDNLTLLRELGIAA, encoded by the coding sequence ATGCCCGCCCTCTTTCGCCGACGCCCGCTTGCCGCGATCCGCGCCGCGGCGGCGCTGTCGCTCGCGGCGACACTCGCGCCCGCGCACGCCGATACGACCGGCCTGATCGAGCCCGCGCACCTGAGCGTCGACGGCAGCCTGCCCGCGGTGCAGCGCGACGCGCAGATCCTCGCCGCGCGCCGCTACGACACGTTCTGGCACAACGGCGATCCGGCGCTTGCGCGCGCCGCGCTCGCCGACGATTTCGCCGACCGCACGCCGCCGCCCGGCCGCGCGCCCGGCCTGGCCGGCCCGCTCGCCGCGTCGCGGACGATGCGCGCGGCGATCCCCGATCTGTCGTGCGAGATCGAGCAGATGATCGTCGCGGGCGAGCGCGTCGTCGTGCATCTGCGCTTTCGCGGGCACTTCACCGGCAGGTTCGGGCCCGTGCAAGGCAAAGGCCAGGCGATCGACTTCATCGCGACCGACATCTATCGCATCGAGCGCGGCCGGATCGCCGAGAACTGGCACATCGAAGACAACCTGACGCTGCTGCGCGAGCTCGGCATCGCCGCCTGA
- a CDS encoding polysaccharide deacetylase family protein, whose translation MTTNMSDAAGAPAASFAPERRAFLARASGGLGLAAAGLALGAAAAPGRALAAGATATADTGAASPAGGSPRRSPADEPEAAHGAFWPNGARLVISISMQFEAGGQPPTGADSPFPPVDFPPQVPVDLASATWFAYGYREGIPRMLDLWDRHGVKVTSHMIGEAVHRRPDLAREIVARGHEAAGHGPRWSAQYALPRDEERRFLIAAREMVETATGTRPVGYNCNWLRRGPNTLPLLQELGYLYHIDDVSRDEPFIEQVNGQDFVVVPYTLRNNDILLIEGRNYSPGQFLEQIKLDFDQLYDEAATRRRMMSISAHDRISGTPQMVRAWDAFLRYAQSHPGVAFMRKDDIARHARRSPLTLREPETL comes from the coding sequence ATGACGACCAACATGTCCGACGCGGCCGGCGCACCGGCCGCTTCATTCGCGCCCGAGCGGCGCGCGTTCCTGGCCCGTGCGAGTGGCGGGCTCGGCCTCGCGGCGGCCGGGCTCGCGCTCGGCGCGGCAGCGGCGCCGGGCCGGGCGCTCGCGGCCGGCGCCACGGCCACCGCCGATACCGGCGCGGCGTCACCCGCCGGCGGCTCGCCGCGGCGCTCCCCCGCCGACGAGCCCGAGGCGGCGCACGGCGCGTTCTGGCCGAACGGCGCGCGGCTCGTGATCTCGATCTCGATGCAGTTCGAGGCGGGCGGCCAGCCGCCGACGGGCGCCGACAGCCCGTTCCCGCCCGTCGACTTTCCGCCGCAGGTGCCCGTCGATCTCGCGTCCGCGACGTGGTTCGCCTACGGCTATCGCGAAGGCATCCCGCGCATGCTCGATTTGTGGGACCGGCACGGCGTGAAGGTCACCTCGCACATGATCGGCGAGGCCGTGCACCGCCGGCCGGATCTCGCCCGAGAGATCGTCGCGCGCGGCCACGAGGCGGCCGGACACGGGCCGCGCTGGAGCGCGCAGTACGCACTCCCCCGCGACGAAGAGCGGCGCTTCCTGATCGCCGCCCGCGAGATGGTCGAAACCGCGACGGGCACGCGGCCCGTCGGCTACAACTGCAACTGGCTCAGACGCGGGCCGAACACACTGCCGCTGTTGCAGGAGCTCGGCTACCTGTACCACATCGACGACGTGAGCCGCGACGAGCCGTTCATCGAGCAGGTGAACGGCCAGGATTTCGTCGTCGTGCCCTACACGCTGCGCAACAACGACATCCTGCTGATCGAAGGCCGCAACTATTCGCCCGGGCAATTCCTCGAGCAGATCAAGCTCGACTTCGATCAGTTGTACGACGAAGCCGCCACGCGGCGGCGCATGATGTCGATCAGCGCGCACGACCGGATCAGCGGCACGCCGCAGATGGTGCGCGCGTGGGACGCGTTCCTGCGCTACGCGCAATCGCATCCGGGCGTCGCGTTCATGCGCAAGGACGACATCGCCCGCCATGCACGGCGCAGCCCGCTCACGCTGCGCGAACCCGAAACCCTCTGA